From the Manis pentadactyla isolate mManPen7 chromosome 15, mManPen7.hap1, whole genome shotgun sequence genome, the window GAGGATTTCCAAAGCAGACCCACCCTGGGGAGACTAGGAAGTAGCCCTCTTACCTTCTTGGGCAACATGCAAACCAAAAGCCCTAATGATCATACAAACACAAAACAATCactattttaaaaagcacacacacattctACACTTGTCTCCCCTCCCTTCCAGGTCCTCTTCAATAGCGGAGTCCTGAAGGTGGCGGTCCCATGACCACCGGGCATTCACAGGACGTATGTGTTCTTCACCAGGTGCTCCTTGTCGTCCCCAGAGCTCCAGATGGTGCAGAGGGCATGCTCCTGGTTCCTCCGTGCTACCCTGATCAGGCAGACCACGGACGCTCCCAGCAAGAGGATCAGGATCATCGCGAACAGCCCCACCAGGACCACCACTGGGGAtgagagagaggcctcagaacaGGCTGGAGGGCAACAGCCACCCAGGCTTCATGAGGGACACAGGCCATCCATGTAGGCTGAGGGTGAGGACCAGCACCCTTGCCAGATGCCCTCCCATCCCATGTGGGAAGGGCCTGAAGAACTGACACCACCCACCAGGAAGTCTTTAGGATATGTCCCCACCATCCTAAGCAGATTCCTGAAAAAGGAGGTGCCATGATATGTGCACACAAAAGGAGTGGCTActtatcttccttttttttttgaagaaaaaattccCATGTCAACCCTGTTACTTCCCTACTTCTTCTCAAGGGCAACCTATAGGAGTCCCAAGTTAAAAGATGCACATCAGGATGCAAAAAGCACACACCTCGCCCCTCAACTAGCCACAGAAAAAGACGTAGCCCTGCAGATGGTGGGGGTGGCTGCCTGTGAAATGATGTTTAAGGGTGGGGTAAGGGTGTACTTGGAGCAGGACTGGGAGGGGACCCTCGTGCTCCTAATTGCCCAGGAAACTTTAACACTGGTTATTCCACTGCAGTCCCACTggccagttttttgtttttttttagtatagGTGGGGCTCCACCCAAGAAATGTGGCCTCCTGTGGCAGCTACCtggctccctctcctcccttggCTACAGAATCAGACAGGTGCAATTCTCCATCTCCAACCCTCTAGACCTGGACTCCTTTCTGCCCCATGCTTGGCAAATCAGGTTCTAGCTTCGCTCCTCTTCTAAaacagagcaggcacacaggccaGGTCTGGGCTCCTTAGGAGGCAACAGGTGGAAAGAGGCCAAACCAGTGTGGCAGGTCCTTTGTGCAAACACCACCATCCGTGACTCAGGcttagaataaaaaacaaaagcgagaggaagtccagcctgtgtgtcagACTGGACCACTTGGGGACAGCAGCAgtggcctctgccttgctctgccTGCACACAGCGAGGGCTCTCCAACTTCCTCTCTGTCACCCATAACCAACTCTGTACACTCCACAGCAGCCAAGTTCCCTCCAAACCTGCAGTCAATCTCAGGCCTGTGCACAGAAGATCCCCACACACCTCACAGTGGGACTTGTCTCCAGTCACCCCAGGGGCTGCCAGGGTGGAGTCTGACTCACTCCCGACCCCCATTTATGTGCACTGTGCAGTAGGACAAACGTCCACCACACATTCCAAGCTGCCTGGCCATTCTCATGCAGAAGCATGACTTTCTACCAAAACTATGTTTACAGTGAAGGATGATGTGTCCAAGACGACATGAGCCTGCACAACCCCAGCTGAGCTTAGTCAAGGAAGACAGGTGGGGGAGAGCCAGAGGCCATTACCTTTAGTGCCGTGGGGCAGGACAGGATACAACTGCTTGCCTGGAAGGAAACACAACCTTGAGGGCAGCCCAGTCTCCTCTTGCCAGAGCTGCCACCAACTGAGGACTCTCTTCAGCCCTGGGCCTTCCTGGAGGGGACCTTGGACATGTCTGCTCAACAGCAGGGGCCAAAGCCCAGCCTTCCTCCCCTAGAGTCCCAAGGACAGCATTTCCAAGGCCCTTGGTCTGGTGTCTTCTTGGGAAGGTTCATCTGCCCACCATGGTTTCCTGGACTTTGaggagtcagacagacttaccaAAGCAGCGGTGCATGCACTCCTCCTTGGAGAGATAGCTGTTTTTATTGCCCCGGCACCCCCCGTAGATGAAGTTATCACAAGAATTCTTCTCAGCATCAAAGTACCAGCGTTGGAAGGATGCGCGGCAAGGCCCAGTGACTGCCTTGGCAGTGCAGTATTCTGGGAGCGAGACAGCCCAAGGGGTAAAAAttagcagagcccagcaggagtgaaATAGCTAGAATGTTTCTGAGCAGTCACACAGCTGCCAGCCCAAGGAGAAACTGCTCTCTGCTGAAGAAACTGTAATTTACAGATGTGGCCAGTCTGGCCCACTCTATACACTACTCCACATTTTCAGATATCCTTCTCTTTACAGCCAGACTGTGTCGGTATGTAGGTTACTCTATGCCATGTGCTGTTCTAGGCACTTTACTAGGTTTAACTGGGTGTCTAAGAGATCTGTCCAGGGCCCTTTGTTTCACACTTGGGGGCTCTGAGGCAGAGCTATACACAGTACACTCTCTGCCTAgggccacacagctggtgaggggaagagccCACACACCACACCACCTCCCCACAGCAAAGCTCCCCACCCGCCTGCCCTGGGGCATCAGGATTCCTGCCACCCTGGGGCAGCCTCACAAGTTCTATCACCTGGGAAAGGTCAGGAAGCCCTGCGCTACAGTTTCCTTAGTGGAAATCCTCAAGTGTGTGTCAATTTTCAACTAAACAGTAAGAAAACGCATCTTGcccatacataaatatttttttttaatttatacctTCATAGTTGAAAATATTGATGGAGAAGTCATCGGAATTCTGCCTTCTGGGAACTAAAACACAAACACCTGAGTCAGGGAAGCTGGGATGGACACAGGATATGGGCCTAGCAGGGGCTGAGTCTAACAGGGCCCACTGAGGGTGTGTGGATATACTGGCACCTAGAAGAAAGGGTGTGGAGCCCACTCCACAAGTAGCTTTGCTCCATCACCAACCAGGTTACTGTGGAAACTATAACCCTAGCCACATTTTCTGGGGTGATGATGGAGATGGTCTTCTTCACTCTCTGACACAGTGAAGAAACCTCCTAGGGAAATTTTCTTCTGAAACAGGATGGAAACCAATTATCATGCCAGCACCCCACGGTTCTGCATGACCTTGGACAGGCCAGCTCAGGAATAAAGAGTGAACCCAGGCAAAGCTATGGCCATGAAGAGCACTGGACTCCTGGCCTAGAAAAACTGGAAGTGACTCTAATCTAACTCTAGGCATTCTGCAAGTCAGCCAACTTCTGAACTCAAAAGCTCACTCTCATGTGAGCACCAATGTCAGATGCAGAGGACCAGAGCTAAGACTGCAACCAGTGCATGGCCATGGGCCAACTGTCTTCAAATGAAGCGGGGGCACATTCCCTCCCTCCAAGGCAGGTCTGGCCCAGCAGAGCCCAATGCCTGGGGACTGATCTTAGGGAAAGCTGGGCTGGACTTGCTGATGCATCTGGACCACTCACCCCAGGCTCTTGATCCAGAGTCCTTagagcaaaaatgaagaatgggGCAGCTGCTGTCAGCACTACAAAGCAAGCTAACACAAACCTCAAGATCAAGGACTGCAGCGgagatggaggtgggggtggcagaAGACAGAGGGTTCAGCACAGGGCGGGAGGCACCAAGGACAACAGAGAGCAAAGGAGAGAACAGGCCAggagaggtggggtgggcagTGAAGACAGCATGGCAGGCCGGGCCAGGGGGCTTAAGGCCAGCCCAGAGAGAAGGGCCTGAGCCACATGCAGCTACCACAATAATCCCccaggaggaagctgaggccgGCCCAGATGCAGTGTAGAATTCCTCAGCCCTCTTGTCCACTGTACAGAGTAAGTGGACTCCCGTGTAAGGATGCCGACAAAGAGCCAGAAGCTGGCAGCCCAGGCACAGCCCCCATTTGCCaattttaaggaaacagaacCAGGAGGTGGAAGCCCTTGTACAACTCCAAAATTACAGATGTCCTTTCATAGTTCCCCACCCAGATGGCCCTCATTGCATCCTGGGTCCTTTTAAAAACCTACCACTTGGGACAGAGGAATCTGCTCCATTCCTGCTCGTGTCCAGGTCACCAAAGGTGTTCTCTACAAGGGGACAAATAAACAACATGGTGAGAAAGTGCACCTGAAGACTGCCCAGTGCAAGAAAACCAACTGCAACACTGAGCAGCCACGGGCCCATGAGCCTTTCCCAGCCAACTCCCATTTCTCCTTTATGTGGCCCACAAGCCTGCCAGAACTTGGAAATAAGGAACCAAGACAGGCCTTGTGGGTTCAACTTTAACATCAACTCTTTGGGAATCAACTCGCTATGTGAAGTGACTTTTACAAAAGGACAGAATAGTTTCCAGGATCAAATAACCCGTTTAACTGTATTAATCCACCTTATGAATTAAGAAGTTAAGGGGTGCACAGCAGCATGAATGTACTTTATGTCACTGAACTATACAGTGAAAAAATAGCACAAACGGTCAGTCTTATGTTATGTATACTTTATCTCTCCAAAGCTAAGGGCGTGGGGTGAGAGGCTAACCGGTTAAGGAAGCACATAAAGGGAGCACCGGCAGGGTTCAGGAAGGACAGCAGAACTTGTGATCCAGCAGACCATGTGGAAAGGCAAAGGGCTGTCCTAACCCGAAGCCACTGAATTCACACCACAaacctcctcctctcctccaaGTATCTCCCGGGGATTTGGCTGAGAGGCTTGCCTACACAGACTGAAGGTACAGGCAGCACAGGACCCCACGTGTCTGCCCCTGGATGGTTCTGCTTCTCACTATAGATCTATTGGCTGGCATTCTCATTATCATTTGGCTT encodes:
- the SPINT2 gene encoding kunitz-type protease inhibitor 2 isoform X1; protein product: MALLCGPRRCGALLALLASLLLFGAEAADGERGVHDFCRVSKIVGRCRASMPRWWYNVTDRSCQQFVYGGCEGNDNNYMTKKECLEKCAGVTENTFGDLDTSRNGADSSVPSVPRRQNSDDFSINIFNYEEYCTAKAVTGPCRASFQRWYFDAEKNSCDNFIYGGCRGNKNSYLSKEECMHRCFGKQLYPVLPHGTKVVVLVGLFAMILILLLGASVVCLIRVARRNQEHALCTIWSSGDDKEHLVKNTYVL
- the SPINT2 gene encoding kunitz-type protease inhibitor 2 isoform X2; translated protein: MALLCGPRRCGALLALLASLLLFGAEAADGERGVHENTFGDLDTSRNGADSSVPSVPRRQNSDDFSINIFNYEEYCTAKAVTGPCRASFQRWYFDAEKNSCDNFIYGGCRGNKNSYLSKEECMHRCFGKQLYPVLPHGTKVVVLVGLFAMILILLLGASVVCLIRVARRNQEHALCTIWSSGDDKEHLVKNTYVL